Proteins encoded by one window of Tunturibacter psychrotolerans:
- a CDS encoding VOC family protein: MAHPFCHMELGSTDVAKSKTFYTTMFGWNIRDMDMGGGMTYSMFKPEGEGPGGGMMKHPVPGAPSSWLPYVLVDDIHAATKQATSLGAKVMKDVQEVPHTGWFSIILDPTGAALGLWQEANKA; the protein is encoded by the coding sequence ATGGCACATCCCTTCTGTCATATGGAACTAGGCAGCACCGACGTCGCGAAGTCCAAAACCTTCTACACAACCATGTTCGGCTGGAACATCCGCGACATGGACATGGGCGGCGGCATGACGTACTCGATGTTCAAACCCGAAGGCGAAGGCCCCGGCGGTGGCATGATGAAACATCCCGTCCCAGGAGCACCTTCATCCTGGCTCCCCTATGTCTTGGTGGATGACATCCACGCGGCTACAAAGCAAGCCACGAGCCTCGGCGCAAAGGTGATGAAAGACGTGCAGGAGGTTCCGCACACAGGCTGGTTTAGCATCATTCTCGATCCCACTGGCGCGGCGCTCGGACTCTGGCAAGAGGCAAATAAGGCGTAA